The Lampris incognitus isolate fLamInc1 chromosome 17, fLamInc1.hap2, whole genome shotgun sequence genome contains a region encoding:
- the LOC130127041 gene encoding histone H3, with amino-acid sequence MARTKQTARKSTGGKAPRKQLATKAARKSAPATGGVKKPHRYRPGTVALREIRRYQKSTELLIRKLPFQRLVREIAQDFKTDLRFQSSAVMALQEASEAYLVGLFEDTNLCAIHAKRVTIMPKDIQLARRIRGERA; translated from the coding sequence ATGGCCAGAACCAAGCAGACCGCTCGTAAATCCACTGGTGGAAAAGCCCCCAGGAAGCAGCTCGCAACCAAGGCTGCCCGTAAAAGCGCTCCGGCGACCGGCGGTGTGAAGAAGCCTCACCGCTACAGGCCCGGGACCGTCGCTCTGAGGGAGATCCGTCGCTACCAGAAGTCTACTGAGCTGCTCATCCGCAAGCTGCCCTTCCAGCGCCTGGTGAGAGAGATCGCCCAGGATTTCAAGACCGACCTGCGCTTCCAGAGCTCCGCCGTCATGGCTCTCCAGGAGGCCAGCGAGGCTTACCTGGTCGGTCTGTTCGAGGACACCAACCTGTGCGCCATCCACGCCAAGAGAGTCACCATCATGCCCAAAGACATCCAGCTGGCCCGCCGCATCCGCGGAGAGCGCGCTTAA